In Solibacillus isronensis, one DNA window encodes the following:
- a CDS encoding MFS transporter — MRWVVLGFLFLLSVLNYTDKSVLGLAAEPIMSELNLTYDQFGLVGSSFFAAYAIGSIVLGTLTYRFNSKYLLMMIAAGWTVSLASAYFVETLTQLVILRVVLGFFEGSTLSMCLVHLARWFNSSQRGLATAIMTSGTTVGTYLAAPLLVMGITNFGWQHTFALLGVASLIWAISFFFMRDEPKQPLVEDVKSLASNKEVPFKHILKVFINPYVLSILVVGFVSMWITTWVLTWAPTYLTQIVGLKPQDMSLIFAGMGIAGTIFAICAGKFTDFLFKRNKSLIKSYDRVLVTVLIVGAAAYAMTTIVSSPILACVFLGIGLIMNTSLLPLNAAIKTLIIPKNLVGSITGISLSISSMAGIIGPWITGYLITIAGDDVRSGFNAGVIVIVSLYVATAIVLLATRKLKITATEKENESRIAEEQAKLEVAIDQ; from the coding sequence ATGCGTTGGGTTGTATTAGGATTTTTATTCTTACTCTCTGTTTTAAACTATACGGATAAATCTGTTCTAGGATTAGCTGCGGAACCAATAATGTCCGAGCTAAATTTAACATACGATCAGTTTGGACTAGTCGGAAGCAGCTTCTTTGCTGCATATGCTATCGGAAGTATTGTTTTAGGTACATTAACGTATCGCTTCAACTCGAAATACCTTCTAATGATGATTGCTGCTGGATGGACGGTTTCATTAGCAAGTGCTTATTTTGTAGAAACATTAACACAATTAGTTATTCTTCGTGTTGTTTTAGGTTTCTTTGAAGGTAGTACGCTTAGTATGTGTCTCGTCCATCTTGCACGATGGTTTAATAGTTCACAACGAGGGCTCGCTACTGCTATTATGACTTCTGGTACAACAGTTGGTACGTATTTAGCTGCACCCCTGTTAGTTATGGGGATTACAAACTTTGGCTGGCAACATACATTCGCATTGTTGGGGGTAGCAAGCTTGATATGGGCAATCTCCTTCTTCTTTATGAGAGACGAGCCAAAGCAACCATTAGTAGAAGATGTTAAATCTTTAGCTTCAAACAAAGAAGTACCATTCAAACATATTTTGAAAGTATTCATTAACCCTTATGTATTATCAATTTTAGTTGTAGGTTTCGTATCAATGTGGATCACTACTTGGGTGCTTACTTGGGCACCTACTTACCTGACTCAGATTGTTGGCCTTAAGCCGCAAGATATGAGTCTAATATTCGCTGGGATGGGTATTGCAGGGACAATATTTGCAATTTGCGCAGGTAAATTTACAGACTTTTTATTTAAGAGAAACAAAAGTCTCATTAAATCATATGACCGTGTATTAGTTACCGTATTAATTGTTGGTGCAGCTGCATATGCGATGACAACTATTGTATCTTCTCCCATTTTAGCATGCGTTTTCTTAGGCATTGGTTTAATTATGAATACAAGTTTACTGCCATTGAATGCTGCGATTAAGACACTAATCATTCCGAAAAATTTAGTAGGATCTATAACTGGTATTTCATTGTCTATCTCTAGTATGGCAGGAATCATAGGACCTTGGATAACTGGCTACTTAATTACAATTGCAGGGGATGATGTCCGCTCTGGCTTTAATGCAGGGGTAATTGTTATCGTTAGTTTATATGTTGCAACTGCAATCGTGCTGCTAGCTACACGTAAATTAAAAATTACAGCTACCGAAAAAGAAAATGAAAGCCGAATTGCTGAAGAACAGGCAAAATTGGAAGTCGCTATAGATCAATAA
- a CDS encoding flavin reductase family protein, with translation MDDRLFRDAMGKFATGVTVLLTENDGEIHGMTANGFMSVSLSPKLVVISIGEKAKFLEKVSQSKKYTVNILAEDQEHYSRHFAGRPGEAVEFEILAEQPVLKGAIAQLTCEVVSEHVEGDHTLFIGKVVDLRLEEKDPLLFFGGKYRKLTELETVES, from the coding sequence ATGGATGATCGTCTATTTAGAGATGCAATGGGGAAGTTTGCTACAGGTGTAACAGTTTTATTGACAGAAAATGATGGAGAAATTCATGGTATGACAGCGAACGGTTTCATGTCAGTTTCATTGAGCCCAAAGCTTGTTGTAATTTCAATTGGTGAGAAGGCGAAATTTTTAGAGAAAGTATCACAATCGAAAAAATATACAGTAAACATATTAGCTGAAGATCAAGAGCATTATTCACGCCATTTTGCCGGCAGACCGGGAGAAGCAGTTGAATTTGAAATATTAGCTGAGCAACCGGTATTGAAAGGAGCTATTGCTCAACTCACATGTGAAGTTGTATCGGAGCACGTTGAAGGGGACCATACATTATTCATCGGTAAAGTAGTAGATTTACGCCTTGAAGAAAAAGATCCTTTGTTATTCTTTGGTGGCAAGTATCGCAAACTAACTGAATTGGAAACGGTAGAGTCATAA
- a CDS encoding 2-keto-4-pentenoate hydratase codes for MNIQTMAKALAEAEHTKQPIAPLTETYGNITVADAYSVQLTQIRQKVNDGAKIEGLKIGLTSKAMQEMLNVYTPDYGFILDTMLYDEFEGLSTDSFIQPKVEFEVAFILNKELKGPNVTVQDVIDATSYVVPAIEVIDSRIADWKIKFEDTVADNGSSAGAILGKKRTLLEDIEDIANIRMVVKKNGKFLDEATSSAVLGNPLNAVVWLANELSEYDISVKPGMFVLSGALSKAVPFEAGDEFEADFGVLGKVNAIISKEVVKK; via the coding sequence ATGAATATACAAACAATGGCTAAAGCATTGGCAGAGGCTGAACATACAAAACAGCCGATTGCACCATTAACGGAAACTTATGGAAATATTACAGTGGCTGATGCGTATTCGGTACAATTAACGCAAATTCGCCAAAAAGTTAACGACGGCGCGAAGATAGAAGGACTGAAAATTGGTCTAACAAGTAAAGCAATGCAGGAAATGTTAAATGTCTATACGCCAGATTACGGTTTTATTCTAGATACGATGCTTTATGATGAGTTCGAAGGTTTATCTACTGACTCATTTATTCAGCCAAAAGTAGAGTTTGAGGTTGCTTTTATTTTAAATAAAGAATTAAAAGGACCGAATGTGACGGTGCAAGATGTAATTGATGCAACCTCTTATGTTGTACCAGCAATAGAAGTAATCGATAGCCGTATTGCAGACTGGAAAATAAAATTTGAAGATACAGTAGCAGATAATGGTTCATCGGCAGGAGCAATTTTAGGGAAAAAGCGTACTTTGCTTGAAGATATAGAGGATATTGCAAATATACGAATGGTTGTAAAGAAAAATGGAAAATTTCTAGATGAAGCTACAAGTTCGGCTGTATTAGGAAATCCGCTCAATGCAGTAGTATGGTTAGCAAATGAACTGAGTGAATATGATATTTCTGTTAAGCCAGGCATGTTTGTTTTATCAGGAGCTTTGTCGAAAGCTGTTCCCTTCGAAGCAGGCGATGAATTCGAGGCTGATTTTGGTGTACTTGGAAAAGTAAACGCTATCATTTCGAAGGAAGTGGTGAAAAAATGA
- a CDS encoding acetaldehyde dehydrogenase (acetylating) — MKKLKVGILGSGNIGTDLMYKIERSPLLEMSVMVGIDPESDGLKRAENRGYNIISNGIEGLMERLELVDIVYDATSAYAHKHNSDLLTAKGKKVIDLTPAAIGPFTVPPVNLKEHIEKSNVNMVTCGGQATIPIIHAISRIVTVDYAEIVATIASLSAGPGTRANIDEFTSTTSKAIEVVGGAKRGKAIIILNPAEPPIIMRDAIHVLVEKEGHEEAILKSILEMVKEVQSYVPGYTLKALPIFEGKKISVFVEVNGAADYLPAYAGNLDIMTAAAVQVGNEMARHHLQREKEVIL; from the coding sequence ATGAAAAAACTCAAAGTAGGAATTCTGGGATCTGGAAATATCGGAACAGATTTGATGTATAAAATTGAGCGCAGTCCATTATTGGAAATGAGTGTTATGGTAGGAATCGATCCGGAATCTGATGGATTAAAACGTGCGGAAAATCGCGGTTACAATATTATTTCAAATGGAATTGAAGGCTTAATGGAACGCCTTGAATTAGTTGATATCGTATATGATGCAACAAGTGCATATGCCCATAAGCATAATAGCGATTTATTAACGGCTAAAGGTAAGAAAGTGATCGATTTAACACCAGCTGCAATTGGACCATTTACTGTTCCGCCAGTAAATTTAAAAGAACACATCGAAAAATCAAATGTGAATATGGTTACTTGCGGCGGTCAAGCTACTATTCCGATAATTCATGCTATCAGCCGTATTGTAACGGTAGACTATGCAGAAATTGTCGCAACGATTGCGAGCCTTTCTGCAGGTCCAGGTACAAGAGCAAATATTGATGAATTCACAAGTACAACATCAAAAGCAATTGAAGTAGTTGGAGGCGCTAAAAGAGGAAAAGCCATTATCATATTAAACCCTGCAGAACCGCCGATTATTATGCGTGATGCAATTCATGTTTTAGTAGAAAAAGAAGGCCATGAAGAAGCAATTCTAAAATCGATTCTGGAAATGGTAAAGGAAGTACAGTCTTATGTACCGGGATATACATTAAAAGCATTACCAATTTTTGAAGGCAAAAAAATATCTGTATTTGTTGAAGTAAATGGTGCAGCTGACTATTTGCCTGCATACGCTGGTAACTTGGACATTATGACGGCAGCCGCAGTACAAGTTGGCAATGAAATGGCACGTCACCATTTACAACGTGAAAAGGAGGTCATCTTATGA